One window from the genome of Thermaerobacter marianensis DSM 12885 encodes:
- the gatA gene encoding Asp-tRNA(Asn)/Glu-tRNA(Gln) amidotransferase subunit GatA, which produces MEELWFEPAHRLARRLEAGEISARELARAFLDRIQELDGTVGAYLTVTAELALAQAREEDDKRRRGEPVGPLSGIPVAIKDNLCIQGVPTTAASKLLAGYRPPYTATAVERLRKAGAVVLGKTNMDEFAMGSSTENSAFRITRNPWDPQRVPGGSSGGSAAAVAAGEAAAALGSDTGGSIRQPAAFCGVVGLKPTYGRVSRYGLIAFASSLDQIGPLTRDVTDAALLMEAIAGHDPADATSAPVPVPSWRDALTGEVAGVRIGLPREFYGEAVEPEVAGAVRAAVERLVADGAVADETSLPSAEHALPAYYLIATAEASSNLARYDGVRYGYRADAGNLADMYLETRKNFGPEVKRRILLGTFALREGYYDAYYRKALQVRRLIKDDFDRLFATFDVLITPTSPVVAFPLGARTADPLAMYAADICTLPVNLAGLPAVSVPCGFAGGLPVGLQIIGRPFAEDMVLRVAYAIEQRLQLDLRPPLGRVAA; this is translated from the coding sequence ATGGAAGAACTCTGGTTCGAACCGGCCCACCGCCTAGCCCGACGCCTGGAGGCTGGGGAAATCAGTGCCCGGGAGCTGGCCCGGGCCTTCCTGGACCGCATCCAGGAGCTGGACGGCACCGTGGGCGCCTACCTGACGGTGACCGCGGAGCTGGCCCTGGCCCAGGCCCGGGAGGAAGACGACAAGCGCCGCCGCGGGGAGCCCGTCGGGCCGCTGTCGGGCATCCCCGTGGCCATCAAGGACAACCTCTGCATCCAGGGTGTCCCCACCACCGCTGCCTCGAAGCTCCTGGCCGGGTACCGGCCGCCCTACACCGCCACCGCCGTGGAGCGGCTGCGAAAGGCCGGGGCCGTTGTGCTGGGCAAGACCAACATGGACGAGTTCGCCATGGGCTCGTCCACCGAGAACTCCGCCTTCCGCATCACCCGCAACCCCTGGGATCCCCAGCGGGTCCCCGGCGGCTCCAGCGGCGGCTCGGCGGCGGCGGTAGCGGCCGGGGAAGCCGCGGCGGCCCTGGGCTCGGACACCGGCGGGTCCATCCGCCAGCCCGCCGCGTTTTGTGGCGTGGTGGGGCTCAAGCCCACCTACGGGCGGGTGTCGCGGTACGGGCTAATCGCCTTCGCGTCGTCCCTGGATCAGATCGGTCCCCTGACGCGGGACGTCACCGACGCCGCCCTCCTGATGGAAGCCATCGCCGGCCACGACCCGGCCGACGCCACCTCGGCGCCGGTGCCCGTCCCCTCCTGGCGCGACGCCCTGACCGGTGAGGTGGCGGGGGTCCGCATCGGCCTGCCCCGGGAGTTCTACGGCGAGGCGGTGGAGCCCGAGGTGGCCGGCGCCGTGCGGGCGGCGGTGGAGCGGCTGGTGGCCGACGGCGCCGTGGCCGACGAGACCTCGCTGCCCTCGGCGGAGCACGCCCTGCCGGCCTACTACCTGATCGCCACCGCCGAGGCGTCGTCCAACCTGGCGCGGTACGACGGGGTGCGCTACGGCTACCGGGCCGACGCCGGGAACCTGGCCGACATGTACCTCGAAACGCGGAAGAACTTTGGCCCCGAGGTCAAGCGGCGCATCCTGCTGGGCACCTTCGCCCTGCGCGAGGGCTACTACGACGCCTACTACCGCAAGGCGCTGCAGGTGCGGCGGCTGATCAAGGACGACTTCGACCGGCTCTTCGCGACCTTCGACGTGCTGATCACCCCCACGTCGCCGGTGGTCGCCTTTCCGCTGGGCGCCCGCACCGCGGATCCCCTGGCCATGTACGCCGCCGACATCTGCACGCTGCCCGTCAACCTGGCGGGCCTGCCCGCCGTGTCGGTTCCCTGCGGTTTCGCCGGCGGGCTGCCCGTGGGGTTGCAGATCATCGGCCGGCCCTTCGCCGAAGACATGGTACTGCGGGTGGCCTACGCCATCGAGCAGCGGCTGCAGCTGGACCTGCGGCCGCCCCTGGGGAGGGTTGCCGCATGA
- a CDS encoding M24 family metallopeptidase — MWWISDGELARRRRRVLAELSERGAAAFLTYNPTSIFYLTNFHFIPTERPAALLLEESGRCGLLVPRLELEHAQLVARVDEVRDYPEYPGEVHPMEHLARWLKDRGLGAAHLLAEAAGYASSWGYQGPPLTELLPGARITVDAKLIERHRLVKSPEEIALIRESCRWGNLAHELLQEYAVPGASEVEISHRASHEATMAMIRAFGRGRRPVGPLSAFAGFRGQVGPNSALPHAVTINAVLKRGDVLVTGATASVGGYLSELERTMFVGEPSPEQVRFFQHMLELQEVAFAAIKPGVPCSAVDREVRRYYDEHNLWPYWRHHVGHNIGLLGHEAPFLDIGDETLIEPGMLFTVEPGLYVPGLGGFRHSDTVLVTEDGIEILTYYPRDLESLICG, encoded by the coding sequence ATGTGGTGGATTAGCGACGGCGAACTGGCCCGCCGCCGGCGGAGGGTGCTGGCCGAGCTGAGCGAGCGGGGCGCGGCCGCGTTCCTCACGTACAACCCGACGTCCATCTTTTACTTGACGAACTTCCACTTCATCCCCACCGAGCGGCCGGCGGCGCTGTTGCTGGAGGAATCGGGTCGCTGCGGGCTGCTGGTGCCCCGGCTGGAGCTGGAACACGCCCAGCTGGTGGCCAGGGTCGACGAGGTGCGGGACTATCCGGAGTACCCGGGCGAGGTCCACCCCATGGAGCACCTGGCCCGATGGCTCAAGGACCGGGGGCTCGGGGCCGCCCACCTGCTGGCCGAGGCGGCGGGCTACGCCTCCTCCTGGGGGTACCAGGGACCGCCCCTCACCGAGCTCCTGCCCGGTGCCCGCATCACCGTGGATGCCAAGCTGATCGAACGGCACCGGCTGGTGAAGTCGCCCGAGGAGATCGCCCTGATCCGGGAGAGCTGCCGGTGGGGGAACCTGGCCCACGAGCTTCTGCAGGAGTATGCGGTTCCCGGCGCCAGCGAGGTGGAGATCAGCCACCGGGCTTCCCACGAGGCGACCATGGCCATGATCCGCGCCTTCGGCCGGGGACGGCGGCCCGTGGGGCCGCTGTCGGCCTTCGCCGGCTTCCGCGGCCAGGTCGGTCCCAACAGCGCCCTGCCCCACGCCGTGACCATCAATGCGGTGCTGAAGCGGGGCGACGTGCTGGTCACCGGCGCCACGGCCTCCGTGGGCGGGTACCTGAGCGAGCTGGAGCGGACCATGTTCGTGGGCGAGCCGAGCCCCGAGCAGGTCCGGTTCTTCCAGCACATGCTTGAGCTTCAGGAGGTGGCCTTCGCGGCCATCAAGCCGGGGGTGCCCTGCTCCGCCGTCGACCGCGAGGTGCGCCGCTACTACGACGAGCACAACCTCTGGCCCTACTGGCGCCACCACGTGGGCCACAACATCGGCCTGCTGGGCCACGAGGCGCCCTTCCTGGACATCGGCGACGAGACCCTGATCGAACCCGGCATGCTGTTCACGGTCGAACCCGGCCTCTATGTGCCGGGCCTGGGTGGGTTCCGCCACTCGGACACGGTGCTGGTAACCGAAGACGGCATCGAGATCCTGACCTACTACCCGCGGGACCTGGAGAGCCTGATCTGCGGGTAG
- the gatC gene encoding Asp-tRNA(Asn)/Glu-tRNA(Gln) amidotransferase subunit GatC, producing the protein MADITREEVRRIAALARLGLDPAEEERLAGQMVRIVEAMAQLRRVDAGNAEPLTHVLAGLGNVTRPDEPRPGTDREALMAAAPDRSGPFWRVPRVID; encoded by the coding sequence ATGGCCGACATCACGCGGGAGGAGGTGCGGCGGATCGCCGCCCTGGCCCGGCTGGGCCTGGATCCGGCCGAGGAAGAGCGGCTGGCCGGCCAGATGGTGCGCATCGTCGAGGCCATGGCCCAGCTGCGGCGGGTCGATGCCGGCAACGCCGAGCCCCTGACCCACGTCCTCGCGGGTCTCGGCAACGTCACCCGGCCCGATGAGCCCCGGCCGGGGACCGACCGCGAGGCCCTGATGGCCGCCGCCCCCGATCGCAGCGGCCCATTCTGGCGCGTTCCCCGGGTGATCGACTGA
- the gatB gene encoding Asp-tRNA(Asn)/Glu-tRNA(Gln) amidotransferase subunit GatB translates to MTATAGAGARGGPVPAAGMAPVSGVAAGAAPKGAAAGGSGAVTAPAPAGAEAPAAWQEKNGLRYRVIVGLEVHVELRTRTKIFCSCPNQFGAEPNTHVCPVCMGLPGTLPVLNRQALEYAALAALALNCRIARETKFDRKNYTYPDLPKGYQISQYDQPLATGGWVEIDAPAGPKRVRIRRLHLEEDAGKSVHDQDETGTLLDFNRAGVPLIEIVTEPDLASPEEARLFLQELRAAILYTGVSDVRMEEGSLRCDANVNVVVRGAGPDGGDLRTPITEIKNLNSFRSVVRALEYEVERHLEAVRRGERLERETRHWDEQRGRTRPSRGKEEAHDYRYFPEPDLPRLVLDEAWVEGLRARLPELPRQRRARYVEELGLPAYDAGVLTADPALARFFEDVVAAGVPAKAASNWIMSEVLAHLNATGREVQDLPFGPGQLAALLQLVEKGTISGKIAKQVFAEMLETGGDPETIVRERGLVQVTDEGQLVEWVERAIAENPEAVANYKGGKTTALGFLVGQVMRYSKGKANPQRVNELLKERLDG, encoded by the coding sequence ATGACGGCCACGGCGGGAGCCGGTGCGCGGGGCGGGCCGGTGCCGGCGGCGGGCATGGCACCGGTGTCCGGCGTGGCGGCGGGCGCCGCACCAAAGGGCGCTGCGGCAGGTGGCAGCGGGGCGGTGACGGCCCCGGCGCCGGCGGGCGCCGAAGCCCCCGCGGCCTGGCAGGAAAAGAACGGCCTGCGTTACCGGGTCATCGTGGGCCTGGAGGTCCACGTGGAGCTGCGTACCCGGACCAAGATCTTCTGCAGCTGCCCCAACCAGTTCGGGGCCGAGCCCAACACCCACGTCTGCCCGGTGTGCATGGGCCTGCCCGGCACCCTGCCGGTGTTGAACCGGCAGGCCCTGGAGTACGCCGCGCTGGCGGCCCTGGCCCTGAACTGCCGCATCGCCCGGGAGACCAAGTTCGACCGCAAGAACTACACCTACCCCGACCTGCCCAAGGGCTACCAGATCTCCCAGTACGACCAGCCCCTGGCCACGGGCGGCTGGGTGGAGATCGACGCGCCCGCGGGCCCCAAGCGCGTCCGCATCCGGCGCCTGCACCTGGAGGAGGACGCGGGCAAGTCCGTCCACGACCAGGACGAGACGGGCACGCTGCTGGACTTCAACCGGGCCGGGGTGCCGCTGATCGAGATCGTCACCGAGCCCGACCTGGCCTCGCCCGAGGAGGCGCGCCTGTTCCTCCAAGAACTGCGGGCGGCCATCCTCTACACCGGCGTCTCCGACGTGCGGATGGAAGAGGGCTCGCTGCGCTGTGACGCCAACGTCAACGTGGTGGTGAGAGGGGCGGGGCCTGACGGCGGCGACCTGCGCACGCCCATCACCGAGATCAAGAACCTCAACTCCTTCCGCTCGGTGGTCCGGGCCCTGGAATACGAGGTGGAGCGCCACCTGGAGGCCGTGCGCCGGGGCGAGCGGCTCGAGCGGGAGACCCGCCACTGGGACGAGCAGCGGGGCCGCACCCGGCCTTCCCGCGGCAAGGAGGAGGCCCACGACTACCGCTACTTTCCCGAGCCCGACCTGCCCCGGCTGGTGCTGGACGAAGCCTGGGTGGAGGGGCTGCGAGCCCGCCTGCCCGAGCTGCCCCGGCAGCGGCGGGCCCGTTACGTGGAAGAACTGGGCCTGCCCGCCTACGACGCGGGCGTCCTCACGGCGGACCCGGCCCTGGCCCGTTTCTTCGAGGACGTGGTGGCGGCGGGGGTGCCGGCCAAGGCGGCCAGCAACTGGATCATGAGCGAGGTGCTGGCCCACCTCAACGCCACCGGGCGGGAGGTCCAGGACCTGCCCTTCGGCCCCGGCCAGCTGGCGGCCCTGCTCCAGCTGGTGGAGAAGGGTACCATCAGCGGCAAGATCGCCAAGCAGGTCTTCGCCGAGATGCTGGAGACGGGCGGCGACCCCGAGACCATCGTCCGGGAGCGCGGCCTGGTGCAGGTGACCGACGAGGGCCAGCTGGTGGAATGGGTGGAGCGGGCCATCGCCGAAAACCCCGAGGCGGTGGCCAACTACAAGGGCGGCAAGACCACCGCCCTGGGCTTTTTGGTCGGCCAGGTGATGCGCTACAGCAAGGGCAAGGCCAACCCCCAGCGGGTCAACGAGCTCCTGAAGGAGCGGCTGGACGGGTAA
- a CDS encoding M20/M25/M40 family metallo-hydrolase, giving the protein MEGALAYSRAHREEALEDLRALLRQPSVAAQNLGMQACAEQVAAMLEAVGARVELVPLEGGFPVVFGEIDAGAPRTLLFYNHYDVQPPEPLEEWEVDPFAAEIRDGRLIARGVADNKGNLMTRIKAVEAWLQGEGRLPVNVKFVIEGEEEIGSVHLHQFMERYADRLAADGVVWESGGKDARGRPAISAGCKGILYVELVARAANQDLHSSLAAVVPNPAWRLVQALSTLKDVTTDRVLIEGFYDAVRGPTPAERRLLEQFPLEEDEMLASWGLNEFIGGLRGVALQEKLLYAPTCTICGIVSGYTGPGTKTVLPREARVKLDFRLVPDQRADDILAKLRAHLDRHGFGDLEIVVLGPEDPAQTDPDHPLVGVIRDTAREVYGVEPVVRPRTAGTGPMFLFHRIGLTATVDGVGIGHHGSLVHAPNENVFVDDYYRGIEHVIRVLDRFARV; this is encoded by the coding sequence ATGGAAGGTGCTCTTGCATACAGTCGCGCCCACCGGGAGGAGGCCCTGGAGGACCTGCGGGCCCTTCTGCGCCAGCCCTCGGTGGCCGCCCAGAACCTGGGCATGCAGGCCTGCGCCGAGCAGGTGGCGGCGATGCTGGAAGCCGTGGGAGCCCGGGTCGAACTGGTCCCGCTGGAAGGCGGGTTCCCCGTGGTCTTCGGCGAGATCGACGCCGGTGCCCCGCGTACCCTGCTGTTCTATAACCATTACGATGTCCAGCCGCCCGAGCCCCTGGAGGAGTGGGAGGTCGATCCCTTCGCCGCCGAGATCCGCGACGGGCGCCTGATCGCCCGGGGCGTGGCGGACAACAAGGGCAACCTGATGACCCGCATCAAGGCGGTCGAGGCCTGGCTCCAGGGTGAGGGACGCCTGCCGGTCAACGTGAAGTTCGTCATCGAAGGGGAAGAGGAGATCGGCAGCGTGCACCTGCACCAGTTCATGGAGCGATACGCGGACCGCCTGGCCGCCGACGGGGTGGTGTGGGAGTCGGGCGGCAAGGACGCCCGCGGGCGCCCGGCCATCTCCGCCGGATGCAAGGGCATCCTGTACGTCGAGCTGGTGGCCCGGGCCGCCAACCAGGACCTGCACTCCAGCCTGGCGGCCGTCGTGCCCAACCCGGCCTGGCGCCTGGTGCAGGCCCTCTCGACCCTCAAGGACGTCACCACCGACCGCGTGCTCATCGAGGGCTTCTACGACGCCGTCCGCGGCCCGACCCCCGCCGAGCGGCGCCTGCTGGAACAGTTCCCCCTGGAAGAGGACGAGATGCTGGCCAGCTGGGGCCTCAACGAGTTCATCGGCGGCCTGCGGGGCGTGGCCCTGCAGGAGAAGCTGCTGTACGCGCCCACCTGCACCATCTGCGGGATCGTGTCGGGCTACACCGGCCCGGGCACCAAGACGGTCTTGCCCCGCGAGGCGCGGGTCAAGCTGGACTTCCGCCTGGTGCCCGACCAGCGGGCGGACGACATCCTGGCCAAGCTCCGCGCCCACCTGGACCGCCACGGCTTCGGCGACCTGGAGATCGTGGTCCTCGGTCCGGAAGACCCGGCCCAGACCGACCCGGACCACCCGCTGGTGGGGGTGATCCGGGACACGGCCCGGGAGGTGTACGGGGTCGAACCGGTGGTGCGTCCGCGCACGGCGGGCACCGGCCCCATGTTCCTGTTCCACCGCATCGGCCTGACCGCCACCGTGGACGGCGTGGGCATCGGCCACCACGGTTCGCTGGTGCACGCGCCCAACGAGAACGTCTTCGTCGACGACTACTACCGGGGCATCGAGCACGTGATCCGCGTCCTGGACCGGTTCGCACGCGTGTGA